GAGGGGAAACCTTATCTCTTTAATTACTAGTGATATAGAATTACTAGAGGTATTTTATGCTCACACTATAGCACCGATTAGTATAGGATTTTTAACTTCTATAATTATGGTTATATATATTGGTAGGATTCACGCATATCTTGCACTAGTTTCTGTCATAGGGTATTTTACTATAGGATTTATTATTCCATATTTTACTTCTAAAATAGGAAGAGAAGCAGGAATGAAATATAGAAATTCTTTTGGAAAGATGAATAGTTTTGTTTTAGATTCCTTAAAGGGAATGAAAGAAATTATAATGTTTAATCTAGGAGATAAAAGATTAAAAGAGATAAATTCTAAGGGAGAAGATTTAAATCTTGAACTTAAGAAAATTAAAAACCACGAGGGAATTATAAGGGGACTTAATGATGCTTCCGTTTTAGGATTTATTAGTATAATGTTATTTACTTCAATGTACTTATTTGGGAAAGGAGAGATTACCTTTGATAAAGTTATAGTTTCAACCATAGCTATGGCAAGCTCCTTTGGGCCAGTTTTAGCATTAAGCAATTTATCTAACAACTTAGTTCATACCTTAGCCTGTGGAGATAGAGTTTTAAACTTATTAGAAGAAGAACCAGCAGTTATAGATGTAACTAATGGGGAAAGGGAGGCAAAAGGTGCTTTAAGTGCAGAGGATTTAAGCTTTAAATATGATGATAATTATATTTTAGAGAATGTTAATCTTGAATTAGAAGAGAAAAAGGTCTACGGAATAGTAGGGGAAAGTGGTTCAGGAAAGAGTACTTTATTAAAACTATTTATGAGATTTTGGGATGTTACAAAGGGAAAAATAGTCTTAGGAAATAAGGATATAAGAAATATAAACACAGAAGCTTTAAGAAATACTCAAAGCTTTGTAACCCAGGAGACATTCCTTTTTAATGATACTATTGAAGAGAATATTAAGCTTGGTAAAAAAGATGCAACTATAGAAGAAGTAATAGAGGCTGCTAAAAAAGCTTCCATAGATGATTTCATAATGTCACTACCTAAGGGATATAAAACAAAAGTAGGAGAACTTGGGGATAATCTATCAGGTGGAGAGAGACAAAGACTTGGAATTGCAAGGGCATTCTTGCACAATGGAGATATGCTACTTTTAGATGAGCCTACAAGTAATTTAGATAGCTTAAATGAAAAAGTAATCTTAAAGAGTATAGAGGATTATGCAAAGGATAAGACAGTTATTCTAGTATCACATAGATTGTCTACAGTTGGCATAGCAGATGAGGTTTATAAGGTTGAACATACGAATGTTAGCAAAATAAGTTAGAATATAATTTTAAGGTATATTAAATTTTTTAATTTAATATACCTTTTTGCTTTGGAAATAATATTTTTAAATTTTAAACATAGCATGAGTTTTTATATTGGAATTTTATAGTTAACATATCCAAATACTTTATTTATACTTTTTTAGGGGTTTTTAATATAATTATTGTATAATAGTTATTTAGAGAATTAATTAAGTTTTAAATACGTTAAATAAAATTATCATAAGGAGAATAGCATGGGGCGAGAAGCTTTAGATATATTAAACATACATAAACTAACTAAACATTTTTACCAAAAGTGGATGGATACTACCGTGGATTTTCCTATGCTAAATGTTATTACATATGAAGATAAAATAAAAGCAGAGGAAGAGACGGAAAAAGGTCTTGATAATATTTTTGAGTTTTTAGGAGATTTTCCAAAGGGAGAAAATGAAAAAATACTTTGGAGAATAAAATTTAAAAAGCTTGCTTATGATTTTTCTCTAAGGGGATACTCTAAAGAACATAAAAAGGAGCTAGAACCTTATATAGATAAGTTTTTAAAGGTTATGGGAGAGTTTACTAAGAGCTCTAAAAGTTTTGACTCTAAATTATCTTATGAAGAAATATGGCAAGCCATGAGAAATGTGTGGGCTTTAGTCTTACTTCAAATTATATTTGATCAGGAAGTAGGGCTTACTAAGGGAATTTTTGCTTATAGCCTTCTATATCCATATACAGATAATTATTTAGATAGTAGCGAACTTTCATCTAAAGAAAAGAAAGAATTCAATTTATTAGTTAAAGAAAAGCTAGAAGGAAAGAAAGTTTATCCTAAGGATGATATTTCTAAAAAGGTAGTTATATTACTTTCAAAGATAGAGGAACAGTTTGAAAGAATTAAATATGATGAGGTGTTCAAAAGCTTATTAGCTATTCAAAATGCACAAGAGAAAAGTTTGCATCAGCAAGGTGAGAAAAATTCTTTAAATGAAAAAGAACTTTTGGATATATCCATAGAAAAAGGTGGTACTTCTGTATTAGTTGATGGATATCTTGTGAAAGGAAAATTAAATGTGGATGAAATTTATTTCTTATTTTCCTTTGGAATAGCTCTTCAAATAGTCGATGATATTCAGGACATAGAAGAAGAT
The nucleotide sequence above comes from Hathewaya histolytica. Encoded proteins:
- a CDS encoding amino acid ABC transporter ATP-binding/permease protein; translation: MRRSGINIMGKLIGLVKPLLHIMLITITMGVLGFLASIFITIYGGVGLASYLGFSMGISMKKIFTLLIIFAVSRGLLRYLEQYTGHYIAFKLLAILRDKIFKKLRDLSPAKLEGEERGNLISLITSDIELLEVFYAHTIAPISIGFLTSIIMVIYIGRIHAYLALVSVIGYFTIGFIIPYFTSKIGREAGMKYRNSFGKMNSFVLDSLKGMKEIIMFNLGDKRLKEINSKGEDLNLELKKIKNHEGIIRGLNDASVLGFISIMLFTSMYLFGKGEITFDKVIVSTIAMASSFGPVLALSNLSNNLVHTLACGDRVLNLLEEEPAVIDVTNGEREAKGALSAEDLSFKYDDNYILENVNLELEEKKVYGIVGESGSGKSTLLKLFMRFWDVTKGKIVLGNKDIRNINTEALRNTQSFVTQETFLFNDTIEENIKLGKKDATIEEVIEAAKKASIDDFIMSLPKGYKTKVGELGDNLSGGERQRLGIARAFLHNGDMLLLDEPTSNLDSLNEKVILKSIEDYAKDKTVILVSHRLSTVGIADEVYKVEHTNVSKIS
- a CDS encoding class 1 isoprenoid biosynthesis enzyme — encoded protein: MGREALDILNIHKLTKHFYQKWMDTTVDFPMLNVITYEDKIKAEEETEKGLDNIFEFLGDFPKGENEKILWRIKFKKLAYDFSLRGYSKEHKKELEPYIDKFLKVMGEFTKSSKSFDSKLSYEEIWQAMRNVWALVLLQIIFDQEVGLTKGIFAYSLLYPYTDNYLDSSELSSKEKKEFNLLVKEKLEGKKVYPKDDISKKVVILLSKIEEQFERIKYDEVFKSLLAIQNAQEKSLHQQGEKNSLNEKELLDISIEKGGTSVLVDGYLVKGKLNVDEIYFLFSFGIALQIVDDIQDIEEDIRENHNTVVTKVGHRWNLDNLTKNLLGFTVDILKDLAKVNKDKNIIFENFVVKRAMHFVYFAITKNKKLYSSKFMNEFENYLPYTLKYMTNLNKNLNKKLKRTKRKLGDKRFKEVMEYIFSA